The genome window CTTGCATGCGGTGTAACTTCGCAAACTTTCCGGGCAGAATGCGGGACAGCTGATCTTTTCCGCTGTGCAGCTGAAATTATGGTGTGATTATCATGCCGCTGACCGGCGGGACATCCACATTGAACTTATTCTGTCTGCTGATAATCCGCTTGCCGCTGACCCGGTCGAAAACTCTTCTGGGCAGATCCGTTACGTCTCCGGAGGAAAAATCAAATGAATAGGTTTCAGAGCCGCGGTTTATTACAACGATCGCAAAATCATCATCGGTGTAGCGTTTGAATGCCAGAACACGGGCATCGTCATCGGCTTTTATGAGGCGGAACCGGCCTGTCCTGAGTGCATCCCTTTTACCGCGGATGCCGGCAAGCTTGGCGTACCAGCTGTACATGTCGTGATCAAATGCCACGGAATCACGCGGACGCTGCCTGGAGTAGGGATGGTTGATTTCGTCATCGTATTCCATATCGGGCCAGACCATGGGTTTGCGGTCATCGGGGTCGTCAGCGCCCCACATGCCGGCTTCGGTGCCATAGTAAATCATGGGAGCACCGGTGTAGGCAAACTGGAAGAGCGCAACGAGCCGGTGCCGTTTTTTTTCTTCATCGTCGGGGGCTCTGACTTCGTAGGTGTTGTAAATATCCCTGATTTTGCTTTGCTCTTCATCATCCATCCCGCCCTTGTAGGCATACTCATCATTGACGATCATCGAGGCCAGGCGTTCGGTGTCATGGCCGTCAAGGATATTCTGCATGGCCATATTAGTGCGTTCATCAAAGTCATTTCTCAGGTCGGCCAGGCGATCAGCAAACTCTGATGCCGTCATACTCTGCTGAATCAGAAATGCGTGTGTGGCATAAGCCCACCGGTAGTTCATCACCACGCCAAAAAGATCGTCAGCGATGAAATCCCGGGCTTCATCACCCCAGATCTCAGCGATGGTCAACGCCTCCGGATTCAGATCATAAACCAGCTCATGCCACTCTTCCCAGAACTCCTTGCCGAGTTCTGTGGCCATATCAAGCCGCCATCCGTCAATGCCGCTGCCGGCATCCCCATCGGGCGCCATCCACCTTTTTGTGACGTCAAATATGTGCTGTTTTACTTCCGGATGGAGATTTTCGCCGTCTTCGGCAAACTCGGGGAGCCCCATATACCCCCACCAACCCTCGTAATCAAAGCCATCTTCATACTCATCACCGAAATCAGTGATTTTAAACCAGTCGAGAAACTCCGAATCCCTGCCGTGTTCCCTTATATCGCGAAAAGCCCAGAAGTCCCGTCCGACATGATTCCAGACACCGTCAATGATCACACGAATGTCCCGTTTGCGGGCTTCATCAAGCAGCTCAAGAAATAGCTTGTCTGCGGATGTCCATTGCCAGGTGTCGGGGTCGGAAGGATTTTCCTGTTCCATAATTTCAATATCGCCTTCGGGATCGGGTCCGAAATGACGGTCAATGTGATGGAAATGGCTGGCATCGTACTTGTGGAGAGAAACAGCATCAAAAACCGGATTCAGATAGATGGCGGTGACCCCCAGAGTGTCCAGATAATCCAGTTTGTCAATAACGCCCTGCAAATCGCCGCCGTAGCGTCGCGTAAAGACAAAATCGTAAAAATCAGTCCCCACTCGCTGCTCCCAGTCCGCCCGCTGATACCAATCGCCGGTCCAGGGAGAAATCTCCCACCCTTCCGGTGCTCCGAGATCCCAGGAATGCGGGTCTCCGATACGCTCCGGGACCGGATCGTTATCGGGATCAGCGTTGCGAAAACGCTCCGGAAAGATCTGATACCAAACGGCGTCTTTGGCCCATTCCGGTATATTGGCACCGGTTTGAGGACGTTCAACTGATCCACCGTCTGTTTCAGCGGAGGCCGCTCCGGTGCTTTTCAGGGTCAGCGTTGCCAATAATAAAAGCGGGAAGAAACAACTGGGAAAAAATCTGATAGTCCGGGTCATAATTAGATACAGTACTGATGCACAGTTAAATTGTGAAAAATAATTTGTGAAATAGAGGTATCACCTAAAATAAGGAAGAAAATCGGGATTTTTTCTTCCGATGACAAAAAGCTGCATGGAAAAAGAATACCTCAAAACCAAGGTATTCAATAAACTATGATGACCACACTTATCCATGCGCCGGCTGTTTTATGTTGAAATATGGCGTAATATTGTATTTATTAGATGTCAAACGTATGCAGTCAGCCATAAAACTTCTTATGCCAGTATAACATAAGTTTCGTTATGCCAATATTAGATAAGTCCAGCCGTCAATTTCCCAAGATTAAGATATTGTTCAAGAAAGAGATCCTGATATTGCTCGGCCTGCTGATGGTATTACTGTTCATTCGCGGAGGTATTGAAATTAGTGACATGTTTATTGTTGAGCAGGCCAGGCAGTTCGATCAATGGGCGCTGACCATTGTCCGCAGCCCCGAAAATCCCGAACTTCTGCGCGGACCGCACTGGGTGGATGAAGCTGTCCGCGACATGACCGCTATGGGAGGGCCAACCGTACTTACCCTTACCATAATATTTGTCGTCGGATATCTGCTTCTGAAACAGAATTACCGGTCCGCCACTTTGGTCTTTATTGCAACCGCCGGCGGATTGCTGATAAGTCTGCTGCTGAAAGATTTCTTTCTGCGGGACCGTCCTGACATAGTCCCTGCCCTGATGGTCGAGACATCGCCAAGTTTTCCGAGCGGACACTCCATGCTTTCTGCGGTGGTGTACCTGACACTGGGTTCGCTTCTGACACGGCTGGAGACCACGTCACGCATCAGGATTTACACTATCAGCATACCGATATTCATTACCATACTGGTGGGTTTCACCCGTGTACTGCTGGGGGTTCACTATCCGACGGATGTGCTGTTCGGCTGGACGGTCGGTTTTTTCTGGGCTTCGCTTTGCTGGTTCGTGATGATTGTGCTTCAGGAACAGGATATCGTGGAAAGTGTCCCGGAAGAGGGTGAAGAAGGAATCTACCATTCTGACTGACAAAACCCTATACATATCTCAACACGAAAAAAAGTCAACAAGTAACACCAGATTATTACATGTGACATTAGAAATCAAAAATTTAAACAGATGAAATGTCCATGACCGGGCCGGCGCCCGGACACACAACCGTATGATTAAACAAGGTCATGGCATTTCACTTCGTGACCTTCGGTTCATCTGACTGTATAAATCCAAAATTTTGAGCACATGAAATGATCATGACCGGGCCGGTGCCCGGGCACACAGGATCATGATTAAACACGGTCATGGAATTACATCTGACCATATGAATCAAAAATTTTAAGCACATGAAAAAGGTCTCCGTAAAAGAATCATTTGATGCCTTCAAGCCAGAAAGCTGCGTATTTGTCATTTCTGTAGATCAGAAGCAAAAGCCCAACGGGATGGTTGCCGGGTGGAATATGAAAAGTTCCATTGAACCGCCGCTTTATGCCGTATCACTGTCCAAAAGCGGAAACACCCACAAGTTGATCCAGCAGAGCGGAGAGTTTGTTGTTGCCGTTCCCAACAAAGAGCTTGAAAAGGCCGTACGGTACTTCGGTTCGGTATCGGGTAAGTCTGTCGACAAGTTTGCAGAATCTGGCCTGGAAACGGTAAAGTCCGAGTATGTGAAACCGCCGCTTCTAAAAAAGGCCACCATCAATTTGGAGTGTCAGCTCTTCAGGGAAGTCGATTCCGGTGACCACATCATCTTCATAGGAAAAATCCTGGCTGCCTATGTCAGAAAGGGAAAAAAAGTACTGCTGAATATGGAGTCTGTGGGTGGCGAAAGAGTCTTCAGGGAATTCTGATTCCGGAACCCTGCTGCTCTACTACGGCTCTTTCAAAAAAACAGCTGCGGATTTCGCCGGTATGGTTATCTCCAGAGCCTGATCGCCAAAGTCCCATGCCATGGGCTGCAAACCAAGCACCTCCTGCCATTGCTGAGGATTTTCCACCGGTAAACTGATATCGGCAGAACCTGTTTCATGGTTATTAAAAACAACAATAGCCCGTTGGCTTCCTTCAAATTCCTGCTCATTTGCTTGCCCGGGGTTTTCGCCGGCATTACGCTCATAAACCAGCAGATTGCGGTCATCATCGGTTTTCAGCACTTCCAGCCGGCCTCTTGAAAAAACCGGATTATCCCGGCGCAGCCGGATGAGATGCTGATAATAGTTCCAAAGCTCCATATCCGCCTGCACTTCGTCACGCGTACGTTCCCGGTCGAACGGATGCGTTGTCTCGTCTTCAAATGCCAGATCGGGCCAGATTAACGGCTTGCGGCAGTCAGGATCATCGGCGCCCCACATACCAAGCTCATCCCCCATCCATACATGAGGCGCACCTTTCCACGTAAACTGCTGTGCCAGAATCAGCCGCACATCGCGCCACGTACGGTCATCCGGACGATGGAGTTTGTAATCGGGGTTTTCGCGCGGGTTTACCTCGTACTTGTTCAGCCCCTGGTTAAAGATGGATGTGGAGAAGCGTGGTGTGTCATGGCTGGCGGTCAGGTTCATCTGTGCCCTCACAACCTCATCACGCAAACCGTTTTGAATGGAATCCAGATGGTGTACATATTCGGAGGGATCCGTCAGTTCCGGCTCGGCTCCTCCAAGCCATTGCCTTGTCGGGCGGTACCACCGGTAATTCATGGCGGCATCAAAAATGTCACCCTGAAGCCATTCGGTGGGATCCATCAGCTTATCCGGCCAGTCAGCCCACCAAAGTTCTCCTACCAGAAAAGCTTCGGGATTGATATTGCGCACAAACTTGCGATAATCCCTCCAGAAATCGACCGGGATGAGCTCTGCGACATCCAGCCGGAATCCATCGACGCCCCGGTCCACATCCCCGTCCGGTGCGAGCCAGCGGCGGGTAACGGCAAAAATGTGGCGCTTGAGCCCGGGATGAAAATCTCCGGGAATCAGGTCACCGTGCTCGAAATCCTCAACTGAATCATAGCGCCGGAACTGGGGCAATTCCGGAACCCCCGCCCATCCGGGATATTCGAATTCATTTTCTTCGGTTTCCGGATCATCGAACCGGTCAATCTGATACCAGTCGGCATAAGGAGAATCCTCCTGATGTTCCAGAATGTGCTGCCATGCCCAGAACGTGATGCCGGTGTGATTCCATGAATAATCCATTATGACCCGGATTCCTCTTTTTTGTGCTTCCTCAATGACTTTCAGAAACATTTTGTCCGCTTCCGTCCAGACCCAGGTATCGGGATCAGCGGGATCCTCTCCGGCTATGAGTTCGCGGTCACCCTCGGGATCCGGACCGAAATTGACATCCACATGACGATAATTCCGCGCATCGTATTTGTGCAGCGACGGGGCATCGTTAACCGGATTGAAATAAATTGCCGTGATTCCCAG of Natronogracilivirga saccharolytica contains these proteins:
- a CDS encoding glycoside hydrolase family 13 protein, with the translated sequence MATLTLKSTGAASAETDGGSVERPQTGANIPEWAKDAVWYQIFPERFRNADPDNDPVPERIGDPHSWDLGAPEGWEISPWTGDWYQRADWEQRVGTDFYDFVFTRRYGGDLQGVIDKLDYLDTLGVTAIYLNPVFDAVSLHKYDASHFHHIDRHFGPDPEGDIEIMEQENPSDPDTWQWTSADKLFLELLDEARKRDIRVIIDGVWNHVGRDFWAFRDIREHGRDSEFLDWFKITDFGDEYEDGFDYEGWWGYMGLPEFAEDGENLHPEVKQHIFDVTKRWMAPDGDAGSGIDGWRLDMATELGKEFWEEWHELVYDLNPEALTIAEIWGDEARDFIADDLFGVVMNYRWAYATHAFLIQQSMTASEFADRLADLRNDFDERTNMAMQNILDGHDTERLASMIVNDEYAYKGGMDDEEQSKIRDIYNTYEVRAPDDEEKKRHRLVALFQFAYTGAPMIYYGTEAGMWGADDPDDRKPMVWPDMEYDDEINHPYSRQRPRDSVAFDHDMYSWYAKLAGIRGKRDALRTGRFRLIKADDDARVLAFKRYTDDDFAIVVINRGSETYSFDFSSGDVTDLPRRVFDRVSGKRIISRQNKFNVDVPPVSGMIITP
- a CDS encoding phosphatase PAP2 family protein, coding for MPILDKSSRQFPKIKILFKKEILILLGLLMVLLFIRGGIEISDMFIVEQARQFDQWALTIVRSPENPELLRGPHWVDEAVRDMTAMGGPTVLTLTIIFVVGYLLLKQNYRSATLVFIATAGGLLISLLLKDFFLRDRPDIVPALMVETSPSFPSGHSMLSAVVYLTLGSLLTRLETTSRIRIYTISIPIFITILVGFTRVLLGVHYPTDVLFGWTVGFFWASLCWFVMIVLQEQDIVESVPEEGEEGIYHSD
- a CDS encoding flavin reductase family protein, which produces MKKVSVKESFDAFKPESCVFVISVDQKQKPNGMVAGWNMKSSIEPPLYAVSLSKSGNTHKLIQQSGEFVVAVPNKELEKAVRYFGSVSGKSVDKFAESGLETVKSEYVKPPLLKKATINLECQLFREVDSGDHIIFIGKILAAYVRKGKKVLLNMESVGGERVFREF
- a CDS encoding alpha-amylase family glycosyl hydrolase; this translates as MKDQPAVTSGYYRLSFVTLILPLIVLLTVTGCGEDDPYAVPEYVPDEDLTAVPEWAQDAVWYQIFVERFRDGDSGNQPTLRSIEGSWPHDHPETWQPTPWGQDWYSEDDWVSDVDMDFYEWVHLRRYGGDLLGVLDQLDYLEDLGITAIYFNPVNDAPSLHKYDARNYRHVDVNFGPDPEGDRELIAGEDPADPDTWVWTEADKMFLKVIEEAQKRGIRVIMDYSWNHTGITFWAWQHILEHQEDSPYADWYQIDRFDDPETEENEFEYPGWAGVPELPQFRRYDSVEDFEHGDLIPGDFHPGLKRHIFAVTRRWLAPDGDVDRGVDGFRLDVAELIPVDFWRDYRKFVRNINPEAFLVGELWWADWPDKLMDPTEWLQGDIFDAAMNYRWYRPTRQWLGGAEPELTDPSEYVHHLDSIQNGLRDEVVRAQMNLTASHDTPRFSTSIFNQGLNKYEVNPRENPDYKLHRPDDRTWRDVRLILAQQFTWKGAPHVWMGDELGMWGADDPDCRKPLIWPDLAFEDETTHPFDRERTRDEVQADMELWNYYQHLIRLRRDNPVFSRGRLEVLKTDDDRNLLVYERNAGENPGQANEQEFEGSQRAIVVFNNHETGSADISLPVENPQQWQEVLGLQPMAWDFGDQALEITIPAKSAAVFLKEP